One genomic region from Chrysemys picta bellii isolate R12L10 chromosome 16, ASM1138683v2, whole genome shotgun sequence encodes:
- the CXCR5 gene encoding C-X-C chemokine receptor type 5, with product MGPYSISMKSYDMNLLGEFSDYNDNDNTTRSYDDYFCPESVSSLASDPTHPFKKIFVPLVYLLIFLLGTLGNALVLIILERYKRARTTTENFLFHLALANLVLVLTLPFGVTESLTGWIFGTFLCKVLSAVHKINFYCSSMLLGCISVDRYLAIVYAIHTYRKRRVRSIHLTCLAIWFISLVLTLPDLVLMEVWSDKSNHSVCNFQQVGIHGSNMWLATRFLYHIVGFFVPLLVMCYCYTAIVRTLCQSQRLQRQKAVRVAILVTGVFLLCWSPYHMVIFLDTLDKLETLPNDCALADQLGTSIMVTEVIGFTHCCLNPILYAFVGVKFRNDFFRILRDLGCISQETLQEILDVTRKSSGIESDTITSVSTF from the exons ATGGGGCCCTACAGCATCTCTATGAAGAGCTATGACATG AATTTGCTGGGGGAATTCAGTGACTACAATGACAATGACAACACCACAAGATCCTACGATGACTACTTTTGTCCAGAATCAGTCTCGTCACTGGCTAGCGATCCCACACATCCTTTCAAGAAGATCTTTGTGCCCTTAGTTTACCTTCTGATATTCCTTCTGGGGACCTTGGGCAATGCCCTAGTATTGATCATCCTGGAGCGTTACAAGCGCGCCCGCACTACCACCGAGAACTTCCTCTTTCATCTAGCCTTGGCCAATCTGGTGCTAGTGCTCACCTTGCCTTTTGGCGTGACCGAGAGCTTGACCGGCTGGATCTTCGGCACTTTCCTTTGCAAAGTCCTCAGCGCTGTCCACAAAATCAACTTCTACTGCAGCAGCATGCTGCTGGGCTGCATCAGTGTGGATCGCTACCTGGCCATAGTGTATGCTATCCACACCTACAGGAAGCGCAGAGTCAGGTCCATCCACCTCACTTGCCTGGCCATTTGGTTCATCTCCCTGGTGCTGACCTTGCCCGATCTAGTGCTCATGGAGGTCTGGTCAGACAAGAGCAACCACAGTGTCTGCAATTTCCAGCAAGTTGGGATTCATGGCAGCAACATGTGGCTGGCAACCCGCTTCCTGTATCACATTGTGGGTTTCTTCGTGCCCCTGCTGGTTATGTGCTACTGCTATACAGCCATTGTGAGGACCCTGTGCCAGTCTCAGCGACTGCAGAGGCAGAAGGCCGTGAGAGTGGCCATCCTGGTCACAGGGGTGTTCTTACTCTGTTGGAGCCCTTACCACATGGTCATATTTTTGGACACGCTAGACAAGCTGGAAACCTTACCGAACGATTGTGCCTTGGCGGACCAGCTGGGCACCAGCATCATGGTGACAGAGGTGATTGGCTTCACACATTGCTGTCTCAACCCCATCCTCTATGCCTTTGTTGGAGTCAAGTTCCGCAACGACTTCTTCCGGATCCTCCGGGACCTGGGCTGCATAAGCCAGGAGACCCTGCAGGAGATCCTTGATGTGACGAGGAAGAGCAGTGGGATTGAGTCGGACACCATCACTTCTGTCAGCACCTTCTAG